From the genome of Candidatus Nanopelagicales bacterium, one region includes:
- a CDS encoding BadF/BadG/BcrA/BcrD ATPase family protein has product MSTARVALAVDGGASKTDVVVLDLPSGYVLGRARGPGCSHHQLGIEVAVQVLDETVSRALGSTARTPRDVAVAGCYLTAVDLEEETADLTAALARTEWARERLTVDNDVFALLRTGTDAADAAVVVCGTGINAAAVRADGARERVLSLGRVSGDWGGGSGLADAVLWHAARAEDGRGPETTLRQALLEWTGRDSVHDVSVDVHLGRLSVETWWDRIPDVFALASAGDRVARSLVERQGHEVALLAGALLGRLGLTTRRVPVVLGGGILASGDARLMAAVRRTLITLAPHAVPTVVQRSPVLGAALLTLRDAGVDDTALAEAARGLADE; this is encoded by the coding sequence ATGAGCACCGCCCGGGTGGCCCTCGCCGTCGACGGGGGCGCGAGCAAGACCGACGTGGTCGTCCTCGACCTGCCGTCCGGCTACGTGCTCGGCCGCGCCCGCGGACCGGGCTGCTCCCACCACCAGCTCGGCATCGAGGTGGCCGTGCAGGTCCTCGACGAGACGGTGTCGCGGGCCTTGGGCTCGACCGCGCGCACGCCCCGCGACGTGGCCGTGGCGGGCTGCTACCTCACGGCGGTCGACCTGGAGGAGGAGACCGCAGACCTGACCGCCGCCCTGGCCCGCACCGAGTGGGCCCGCGAGCGCCTGACCGTGGACAACGACGTGTTCGCCCTGCTGCGCACCGGGACCGACGCCGCCGACGCCGCGGTCGTGGTCTGCGGTACGGGGATCAACGCCGCCGCGGTGCGCGCGGACGGAGCCCGCGAGCGCGTGCTGTCGCTGGGGCGCGTGTCGGGCGACTGGGGCGGCGGGAGCGGTCTGGCGGACGCGGTGCTGTGGCACGCCGCCCGGGCCGAGGACGGTCGCGGACCGGAGACGACGCTGCGGCAGGCGCTGCTGGAATGGACCGGACGGGACTCGGTCCATGACGTCTCCGTGGACGTGCACCTCGGGCGACTGTCGGTGGAGACGTGGTGGGACCGGATCCCGGACGTGTTCGCCCTGGCCTCCGCCGGCGACCGGGTGGCCCGCAGCCTGGTCGAGCGGCAGGGCCACGAGGTAGCCCTGCTCGCCGGCGCCCTGCTCGGCCGGCTGGGACTGACCACCCGGCGCGTCCCGGTCGTGCTCGGCGGCGGCATCCTCGCCTCCGGGGACGCCCGGCTGATGGCGGCCGTGCGCCGGACCCTGATCACCCTCGCGCCGCACGCGGTGCCCACGGTCGTGCAGCGGTCCCCCGTGCTGGGCGCGGCACTGCTGACACTGCGGGATGCGGGCGTGGACGACACGGCGCTGGCCGAGGCAGCCCGCGGGCTGGCGGACGAGTGA
- a CDS encoding 6-phospho-beta-glucosidase — translation MRICVVGGGSTYTPELVDGLVRRHATLPVGELVLHDTDADRLAVLAGMAGRMLATADSGVALHATTDLDAAVDSAQAVLVQLRVGGQDARVSDEEFPLACGCVGQETTGAGGLAKALRTVPVVLDVAETVRRRAPDAWIVDFTNPVGIVTRALLDVGHRAVGLCNVAIGFRRWFAELLGVDSGAVRLGHVGLNHLTWERSVVVDGSDRLPGLLADHRDAIAARVELPPDLLTLLGSVPSYYLRYFYEHDRVVAEQRTAPSRAERVREIERDLLTTYADPTVSSPPPLLAERGGAHYSDAALDLATRLVGSGRDTPEVQVVDVRNDGTLPFLPDAAVVEVPCRVDPSGAHPLPVDPLPPDLAGLIAHVAAYEGLAVEAALRGGRDRVVTALLAHPLVGQYDLAERLADDLIARNADLLPWSRA, via the coding sequence ATGCGGATCTGTGTCGTCGGCGGCGGCTCGACGTACACGCCCGAGCTCGTGGACGGCCTGGTCCGCCGCCACGCCACGCTCCCGGTGGGCGAGCTGGTCCTGCACGACACCGACGCCGACCGCCTCGCCGTCCTCGCCGGGATGGCGGGCCGGATGCTGGCCACGGCCGACTCCGGGGTCGCCCTGCACGCGACCACCGACCTCGACGCCGCGGTCGACTCCGCGCAGGCCGTGCTCGTGCAACTGCGGGTCGGGGGCCAGGACGCCCGGGTGTCCGATGAGGAGTTCCCGCTCGCCTGCGGGTGCGTGGGGCAGGAGACGACCGGCGCCGGCGGCCTGGCCAAGGCGCTGCGGACGGTCCCCGTCGTGCTCGACGTCGCCGAGACCGTGCGGCGACGCGCCCCCGACGCCTGGATCGTGGACTTCACCAACCCGGTCGGCATCGTCACCCGCGCGCTGCTCGACGTCGGACACCGCGCCGTGGGCCTGTGCAACGTGGCCATCGGCTTCCGCCGCTGGTTCGCCGAACTGCTCGGCGTCGACTCCGGCGCGGTCCGCCTCGGGCACGTCGGCCTCAACCACCTGACCTGGGAGCGGTCCGTCGTCGTCGACGGCAGCGACCGGCTGCCCGGCCTGCTGGCGGACCACCGGGATGCGATCGCCGCCCGGGTCGAGCTCCCCCCGGACCTGCTGACGCTGCTGGGCAGCGTGCCGTCGTACTACCTGCGCTACTTCTACGAGCACGACCGGGTGGTCGCCGAGCAGCGCACCGCCCCGAGCCGGGCCGAGCGCGTGCGCGAGATCGAGCGGGACCTGCTGACGACGTACGCCGACCCGACAGTCTCGTCCCCGCCGCCGCTGCTGGCCGAGCGCGGCGGGGCGCACTACTCCGACGCCGCGCTCGACCTCGCGACCCGACTGGTCGGGTCCGGACGGGACACCCCCGAGGTGCAGGTCGTCGACGTGCGCAACGACGGGACGCTGCCGTTCCTCCCGGACGCCGCCGTCGTCGAGGTCCCCTGCAGGGTCGACCCGTCGGGTGCGCACCCGCTGCCGGTCGACCCGCTGCCGCCGGACCTGGCGGGGCTGATCGCGCACGTGGCCGCGTACGAGGGGCTCGCGGTCGAGGCGGCGCTGCGGGGCGGACGGGACCGCGTCGTCACGGCACTGCTGGCGCACCCGCTGGTCGGCCAGTACGACCTGGCTGAGAGGCTCGCTGACGACCTGATCGCGCGCAACGCCGACCTCCTGCCCTGGAGCCGCGCATGA
- a CDS encoding CBS domain-containing protein, whose product MTAEPGAGDRAADPATPRARRVAPARPTVRTLMSPHVLTVSTDETLWDAWQLMFVSGLHHLVVTDPEGAPLGMVSDRGLLAELPLTPEHLEHRRVGELLLRGPLVSVHPDTSPEDAARTLAGYGAEAAPVLDDAGRLVGLLTCIDLVRWLAASDG is encoded by the coding sequence GTGACCGCGGAGCCCGGCGCCGGGGACCGCGCCGCCGACCCGGCCACGCCACGCGCGCGCCGGGTCGCGCCGGCCCGGCCCACCGTGCGGACCCTGATGTCCCCGCACGTGCTCACGGTGTCCACCGACGAGACGCTGTGGGACGCCTGGCAGTTGATGTTCGTCTCCGGCCTGCACCACCTCGTGGTCACCGACCCCGAGGGCGCGCCGCTGGGGATGGTCTCCGACCGCGGCCTGCTGGCCGAGCTCCCGCTCACCCCGGAGCACCTCGAGCACCGGCGCGTCGGCGAACTGCTGCTGCGCGGGCCGCTGGTGTCGGTGCACCCGGACACGTCCCCGGAGGACGCCGCCCGGACGCTCGCCGGGTACGGCGCAGAGGCCGCTCCGGTGCTGGACGACGCGGGCCGGCTGGTGGGATTGCTCACCTGCATCGACCTGGTGCGGTGGCTGGCCGCATCCGACGGGTAG
- a CDS encoding MFS transporter, with amino-acid sequence MGSYAVALRLPGARPLFAAGMAARIGFGALTLPALLVLAERYDGFTVAGIALAGFGLTSGLLAPLRGRVIDHRGRVALVVLTVAFVALLAPAPWLPSSMPWLVVAVATLAGAVAPPAAAVTRRGWTALLGDSPDPVRTAAFSVDSVGEESAYVAGPALAALGIAVVGREAAFLAAVGLVATGSLILAGRTLGRRRPDETRTRPVPLAGPARATVVRAALSVTGLGAVIGLVDTAVPALTSAAGAAALGGVLLAVYTLGSVIGVLVAGRIPAADPDRRRVLLGLVQVVALLPLLVVREPLPLAIALVVAGLPLGPLFVTCFLLVDRDVPLAAATQAYAWVTTAGNAFGALAMALAGVLVDRVGAGAVLMLTPLAAALSGIPAALWTRTGRGAPRQA; translated from the coding sequence GTGGGGTCGTACGCCGTCGCGCTGCGGCTCCCGGGGGCCCGACCGCTGTTCGCGGCCGGCATGGCGGCGCGGATCGGGTTCGGTGCGCTCACCCTGCCCGCGCTGCTCGTCCTCGCCGAGCGCTACGACGGGTTCACCGTGGCCGGGATCGCGCTGGCCGGCTTCGGCCTCACCTCCGGCCTGCTGGCCCCGCTGCGCGGCCGGGTGATCGACCACCGTGGCCGGGTCGCCCTGGTGGTCCTGACGGTCGCCTTCGTGGCGCTGCTGGCGCCGGCCCCGTGGCTGCCGTCGTCGATGCCGTGGCTGGTGGTGGCGGTGGCGACCCTGGCCGGTGCGGTGGCCCCGCCGGCGGCGGCGGTGACCCGGCGCGGCTGGACCGCGCTGCTGGGGGACTCGCCGGACCCGGTCCGGACCGCGGCGTTCAGCGTCGACTCGGTCGGCGAGGAGTCGGCGTACGTCGCCGGGCCGGCCCTGGCCGCGCTCGGCATCGCCGTGGTGGGCCGGGAGGCCGCCTTCCTGGCCGCCGTCGGCCTGGTGGCGACGGGGTCGCTGATCCTGGCCGGCCGGACCCTGGGGCGGCGACGCCCTGACGAGACCCGTACGCGTCCGGTGCCGCTGGCCGGACCGGCTCGCGCGACCGTGGTGCGCGCGGCTCTGTCGGTGACCGGGCTCGGCGCGGTCATCGGCCTGGTCGACACGGCGGTCCCGGCCCTGACGTCCGCCGCCGGGGCGGCGGCCCTCGGCGGAGTCCTGCTCGCGGTCTACACGCTGGGGAGCGTCATCGGGGTACTCGTCGCGGGGCGGATCCCGGCGGCGGACCCGGACCGGCGCCGCGTGCTGCTCGGCCTGGTGCAGGTGGTGGCGCTGCTACCGCTGCTCGTGGTCAGGGAGCCGCTGCCGCTGGCGATCGCACTGGTCGTGGCGGGCCTGCCGCTGGGCCCGTTGTTCGTGACCTGCTTCCTCTTGGTGGACCGGGACGTGCCACTGGCGGCGGCCACGCAGGCGTACGCCTGGGTGACCACGGCCGGCAACGCGTTCGGCGCGCTGGCGATGGCGCTCGCGGGGGTGCTGGTGGACCGGGTCGGCGCCGGCGCGGTCCTCATGCTCACGCCGCTCGCCGCCGCGTTGAGCGGGATCCCCGCCGCGCTGTGGACCCGCACCGGACGGGGAGCACCCCGTCAGGCCTGA
- a CDS encoding glucose-6-phosphate isomerase: MTASTLVDFDLHTGLSATKEPLRRRLSAMADMYADQDAVQRQLAEDDVLVYEFFDMGVPETSGDVAYGTSITHPGKVGDEYFMTKGHFHTVLDTAEVYYCLRGHGYMVMESPEGEWEAQELTPGTAVYVPGRYAHRSVNVSATEPLITFFAFPGHAGHDYGTIETQGFRKLVVERDGAPAFVDNPRWKQ; the protein is encoded by the coding sequence ATGACTGCCTCGACCCTCGTCGACTTCGACCTGCACACCGGCCTGTCCGCCACCAAGGAACCCCTGCGGCGCAGGCTCTCGGCGATGGCGGACATGTACGCCGACCAGGACGCCGTGCAGCGCCAGCTCGCCGAGGACGACGTCCTCGTCTACGAGTTCTTCGACATGGGCGTCCCCGAGACCTCCGGAGACGTTGCCTACGGCACGAGCATCACCCACCCCGGGAAGGTGGGCGACGAGTACTTCATGACCAAGGGCCACTTCCACACGGTGCTCGACACCGCCGAGGTCTACTACTGCCTGCGCGGCCACGGCTACATGGTGATGGAGAGCCCGGAGGGCGAATGGGAGGCACAGGAGCTCACGCCCGGGACGGCGGTCTACGTCCCCGGCCGCTACGCCCACCGCAGCGTCAACGTGTCCGCGACCGAGCCGCTCATCACGTTCTTCGCCTTCCCCGGCCACGCCGGCCACGACTACGGGACCATCGAGACGCAGGGCTTCCGCAAGCTTGTCGTCGAACGCGACGGCGCGCCCGCCTTCGTCGACAACCCGCGATGGAAGCAGTGA
- a CDS encoding alpha/beta fold hydrolase produces MARSGLVLDVRDEGPLDGPIAVLLHGFPQHSAAWDEVAPRLHRLGLRTLAPDQRGYSPGARPTRRRDYRMAELVDDVAAVVAASRTGGGVDRGVHLVGHDWGAAVAWATAQSRPDLVRSLVSVSIPHPRAFVTAALTSSQAWHSWYMGAFQLPGLAERALDPAHPSGRRRLVRMLVDTGLDPARAERDADFLSTPGAFTAALGWYRALPLQRPGEGGGSVRVPTALLWSDADVAITRAGVDRTPRYVDAPFRLDVLPGVGHWIPELAPVAVADAVAHVVAQA; encoded by the coding sequence GTGGCGCGGTCGGGACTCGTGCTCGACGTACGCGACGAAGGGCCGCTCGACGGCCCGATCGCCGTTCTGCTGCACGGGTTCCCGCAGCACTCCGCGGCATGGGACGAGGTGGCCCCGCGGCTGCACCGGCTCGGCCTGCGCACCCTGGCCCCGGATCAGCGCGGGTACTCCCCCGGCGCCCGGCCCACCCGACGCCGCGACTACCGGATGGCCGAGCTCGTTGACGACGTGGCCGCAGTCGTCGCTGCCAGCCGCACCGGAGGCGGCGTCGACCGGGGCGTCCACCTGGTCGGCCACGACTGGGGTGCCGCGGTCGCCTGGGCGACCGCCCAGAGCCGACCGGACCTCGTCCGCAGCCTGGTGTCGGTGTCGATCCCGCACCCGCGGGCCTTCGTCACCGCCGCGCTCACGTCCTCGCAGGCCTGGCACTCCTGGTACATGGGCGCCTTCCAGCTCCCCGGGCTGGCCGAGCGCGCGCTGGACCCGGCGCACCCGTCCGGCCGACGGCGCCTCGTCCGGATGCTCGTCGACACCGGGCTGGATCCGGCGCGCGCCGAGCGGGACGCCGACTTCCTGTCGACGCCGGGGGCGTTCACCGCCGCGCTCGGGTGGTACCGGGCGCTGCCTCTGCAGCGACCCGGGGAGGGCGGCGGATCGGTCCGCGTCCCGACTGCGCTGCTGTGGAGCGACGCCGACGTGGCCATCACCCGCGCCGGAGTCGACCGGACGCCGCGGTACGTCGACGCCCCGTTCCGCCTCGACGTGCTGCCCGGCGTCGGTCACTGGATCCCCGAGTTGGCACCCGTCGCCGTCGCCGACGCCGTGGCGCACGTGGTGGCTCAGGCCTGA
- a CDS encoding HAD family phosphatase encodes MAVVFDLDGTLADSEHLSGAAWDRVLAGYDVVRTGEDDRAVTGLSFAATRDHFAQRTGTLPSAAQLWPQYSDHLLASLRKGVQPFPDAVALLLSLTKRRIPVALASSSPRSRVTATLQGMGLSALEPRSVAGDEVPLAKPAPDGFLAAARLLGVPAYECIAVEDSTPGVIAARAAGMAVVAVRRAPWADLSDATEVVDALTPTTLDPYLRNPGQA; translated from the coding sequence GTGGCCGTCGTGTTCGACCTCGACGGCACGCTGGCGGACAGCGAGCACCTGTCCGGCGCCGCGTGGGATCGAGTGCTCGCTGGGTACGACGTCGTGCGGACGGGCGAGGACGACCGGGCGGTCACGGGACTGTCCTTCGCGGCGACACGAGACCACTTCGCCCAGCGGACCGGGACTCTGCCTAGTGCTGCTCAGTTGTGGCCCCAGTACTCGGACCACTTGCTGGCATCCCTGCGCAAGGGTGTACAGCCGTTTCCCGACGCCGTCGCGCTTCTCCTGTCGCTGACGAAGCGCCGCATCCCGGTCGCCCTCGCCAGCTCCAGCCCGCGATCGAGGGTGACGGCGACCCTCCAAGGGATGGGCCTGTCGGCGCTGGAGCCGAGGTCCGTCGCCGGCGACGAGGTGCCCCTGGCCAAGCCAGCGCCCGACGGCTTCCTGGCGGCGGCGCGGCTGCTCGGCGTTCCGGCGTACGAGTGCATCGCGGTCGAGGACAGCACTCCCGGAGTTATCGCCGCCCGGGCGGCCGGGATGGCCGTCGTGGCGGTGAGGCGTGCGCCGTGGGCGGACCTGAGCGACGCGACGGAGGTGGTCGACGCCCTCACGCCGACGACGCTGGATCCCTACCTCCGGAACCCCGGGCAGGCATGA
- a CDS encoding universal stress protein has product MTETTDPAANPAGALVVGYDGSAPAQAALDWGMAEAALRRVPVVLLHAVMPPTPTSALGYAVPVDLGAVDDLQSAAGEVLQQAAQEAAERTPGVEVEALVQVGSPTAVLLEASRDADLVVVGSRGHGGFRGLILGSVGVQTATHADCPVVIVRGVPEKPDGPVLVGVDGSELARAALGFGFDYASRHGLPLLAVHAWQVPPYDTLAMPGAVPIDALTEVEDDELRLTAESMAGYRESYPDVEVEQRVVEGPAAKILVDAAADASLVVVGSHGRGEFLSALLGSVSHAVIHKVDCPVAVVRPAHVGEDDT; this is encoded by the coding sequence ATGACCGAGACCACGGACCCGGCGGCCAACCCGGCCGGCGCCCTCGTCGTCGGCTACGACGGCTCGGCACCCGCGCAGGCCGCCCTCGACTGGGGGATGGCCGAGGCAGCCCTTCGGCGAGTGCCCGTCGTGCTCCTGCACGCGGTGATGCCCCCGACACCGACGTCCGCGCTCGGCTACGCCGTCCCCGTGGACCTCGGCGCCGTCGACGACCTGCAGTCCGCGGCGGGCGAGGTCCTGCAGCAGGCGGCGCAGGAGGCGGCTGAGCGGACCCCCGGCGTGGAGGTCGAGGCATTGGTGCAGGTGGGATCCCCCACCGCGGTCCTGCTCGAGGCCAGCCGCGACGCCGACCTGGTCGTCGTGGGCAGCCGGGGTCACGGCGGCTTCCGCGGCCTGATCCTGGGCTCGGTGGGCGTGCAGACCGCGACCCACGCCGACTGCCCCGTCGTCATCGTGCGCGGGGTCCCCGAGAAGCCCGACGGCCCCGTCCTCGTCGGCGTCGACGGCTCCGAGCTGGCCCGCGCGGCCCTGGGCTTCGGGTTCGACTACGCCAGCCGGCACGGGCTGCCGCTGCTGGCGGTGCACGCCTGGCAGGTCCCGCCGTACGACACCCTGGCCATGCCGGGAGCCGTACCCATCGACGCCCTCACCGAGGTGGAGGACGACGAGCTGCGGCTCACGGCGGAGTCGATGGCCGGCTACCGCGAGTCGTACCCCGACGTCGAGGTCGAGCAGCGTGTCGTCGAGGGCCCCGCCGCCAAGATCCTGGTCGACGCCGCGGCGGACGCCTCGTTGGTCGTCGTGGGGTCGCACGGGCGCGGGGAGTTCCTCAGCGCGCTGCTGGGCTCGGTGAGCCACGCCGTGATCCACAAGGTCGACTGCCCGGTGGCCGTCGTCCGCCCGGCGCACGTCGGGGAGGACGACACGTGA
- the orn gene encoding oligoribonuclease, with translation MADRSQDRLVWIDCEMTGLDLSSDALVEIACIVTEADLTELDAGVSVVIRPADEAAMAGMPDVVREMHTSSGLLEDIPGGIPLADAERIVLDYVRGHVPEARRAPLAGSSVYVDRGFLARDMQELDAHLHYRLVDVSSVKELVRRWYPRVYFAAPPKTGNHRALADIRESIAELRYYRDAVLLPQPGPDSSTARTLAAGHVVDHGTEAQ, from the coding sequence ATGGCGGACCGCTCCCAGGACCGGCTGGTCTGGATCGACTGCGAGATGACGGGTCTGGACCTGTCGTCCGACGCGCTCGTGGAGATCGCCTGCATCGTGACCGAGGCCGACCTGACCGAGCTCGACGCGGGCGTGTCCGTCGTCATCAGGCCCGCGGACGAGGCCGCCATGGCCGGCATGCCGGACGTCGTACGCGAGATGCACACGTCCTCCGGCCTGCTGGAGGACATCCCCGGCGGCATCCCGCTGGCCGACGCCGAGCGGATCGTCCTGGACTACGTCCGGGGGCACGTCCCCGAGGCGCGGCGGGCTCCGCTGGCGGGCTCGTCGGTGTACGTCGACCGCGGCTTCCTGGCCCGGGACATGCAGGAGCTGGACGCGCACCTGCACTACCGGCTGGTGGACGTGTCGTCGGTGAAGGAGCTGGTCCGCCGCTGGTACCCGCGGGTCTACTTCGCGGCCCCGCCCAAGACCGGCAACCACCGCGCGCTGGCCGACATCCGCGAGTCCATCGCCGAGCTGCGCTACTACCGCGACGCCGTCCTGCTCCCCCAGCCCGGGCCGGACTCGTCGACCGCCCGCACCCTCGCCGCCGGCCACGTCGTCGACCACGGGACCGAGGCGCAGTAG
- a CDS encoding MurR/RpiR family transcriptional regulator, translating to MTTRVGEGGAALRVVATKLPYLAPALRQVGEYVLEDPGRAQHLTITELAAACGVAESTVSRFVREVGLARYQDLRIGAAETAVLNRQSSAGSPEPSVYAGVAPDDSLGEIATKISASSEQALRQTASLLNLDALDRAVSLIEASDVVMFACMGSSSLAAEDGVMRLTRAGKKCMLFRDQSIQVMSATILGPDDLVIGISDSGESLPVIDALRLARRHGASTIAITAGDGSSVIDQADVTLFTARGTSVGELYGETVTSKWGQVLVMDMLYAAFAARTYDRTMAHLKETYSAGIRHSRAR from the coding sequence GTGACCACGCGGGTAGGGGAAGGCGGTGCAGCACTACGGGTCGTCGCCACCAAGCTCCCGTACCTGGCCCCTGCCCTGCGGCAGGTGGGGGAGTACGTGCTGGAGGACCCGGGTCGCGCGCAGCACCTGACCATCACGGAACTGGCGGCTGCCTGCGGAGTCGCCGAGTCGACCGTGTCCCGCTTCGTACGCGAGGTGGGTCTCGCTCGCTACCAGGACCTGCGGATCGGTGCGGCCGAGACGGCCGTGCTCAACAGGCAGTCGTCCGCCGGCTCTCCCGAACCGTCGGTGTACGCCGGCGTGGCGCCGGACGACTCCCTGGGGGAGATCGCCACGAAGATCTCCGCCAGCAGTGAGCAGGCGCTGCGGCAGACCGCCAGCCTGCTGAACCTCGACGCACTCGACCGGGCGGTCTCCCTGATCGAGGCGAGCGACGTCGTCATGTTCGCCTGCATGGGGTCGTCCAGCCTGGCCGCCGAGGACGGGGTCATGCGGCTGACCCGGGCGGGCAAGAAGTGCATGCTCTTCCGGGACCAGAGCATCCAGGTGATGAGTGCCACCATCCTCGGACCCGACGATCTCGTGATCGGCATCAGCGACTCGGGTGAGTCGCTGCCGGTCATCGACGCCCTGCGACTGGCCCGTCGGCACGGTGCGAGCACCATCGCGATCACTGCGGGGGACGGCTCGTCGGTGATCGATCAGGCTGATGTCACGCTGTTCACCGCGCGTGGAACGTCCGTCGGCGAGCTGTACGGGGAGACGGTCACGTCGAAGTGGGGACAGGTCCTTGTCATGGACATGCTCTACGCCGCGTTCGCTGCCCGCACCTACGACCGCACCATGGCGCATCTGAAGGAGACCTACTCGGCCGGTATCCGGCACTCGAGGGCGCGTTGA
- a CDS encoding phosphoglycerate dehydrogenase, whose amino-acid sequence MTGRIAVTPRSLSTGGHPALQPLVERGYEVVFPAPGRQPTRAEQDAVLPGCVGYLAGVEPVPGELLRACPELRVVSRNGVGVDNVDTVTAAELGIAVERAEGANAEGVAELAMALILACIRSVPMSDAALKAGNWERRRGVELRGRTLGVVGTGQIGRRVAELGLGFGMRVLAHDLAPSPELAARDEVEYADLEAVVSGSDVVSLHCPPGESPIIDAVALAGFRRGSYLVNTARAGLVDEAAVEAALDAGILAGFATDVFAAEPPARLSLLARPDVVATPHVGGFTDESVERATRSAVEGILRVLDSAG is encoded by the coding sequence GTGACCGGACGCATCGCGGTCACACCGCGCTCCCTGTCGACCGGAGGCCACCCGGCCCTGCAGCCGCTGGTCGAGCGGGGCTACGAGGTCGTGTTCCCGGCGCCGGGCCGACAGCCGACGAGGGCCGAGCAGGACGCGGTGCTGCCGGGGTGCGTGGGCTACCTGGCAGGGGTGGAACCGGTGCCGGGGGAGTTGCTGCGCGCCTGCCCGGAGCTGCGGGTCGTGAGCCGGAACGGCGTCGGCGTGGACAACGTCGACACCGTGACGGCTGCGGAACTCGGGATCGCCGTCGAGCGGGCGGAGGGCGCGAACGCCGAAGGCGTGGCGGAGCTGGCCATGGCCCTGATCCTGGCGTGCATCCGGTCCGTCCCCATGTCGGACGCCGCCCTGAAGGCGGGGAACTGGGAGCGCCGCCGCGGCGTGGAGCTGCGAGGCCGAACTCTCGGGGTCGTAGGGACCGGTCAGATCGGCAGGCGGGTGGCCGAGCTCGGACTCGGGTTCGGCATGAGGGTGCTGGCCCACGACCTCGCGCCATCCCCCGAACTGGCTGCGCGGGACGAGGTGGAGTACGCCGATCTCGAGGCCGTCGTGTCCGGCTCCGACGTGGTGTCGCTGCACTGTCCACCGGGGGAGTCCCCGATCATCGACGCAGTGGCGCTCGCCGGGTTCCGCCGCGGCAGCTACCTGGTCAACACCGCGCGCGCCGGGCTCGTGGATGAGGCCGCCGTGGAGGCCGCCCTGGATGCGGGGATCCTGGCCGGCTTCGCGACCGACGTGTTCGCCGCCGAACCGCCCGCGCGACTCTCGCTGCTGGCCCGTCCCGACGTCGTGGCGACACCGCACGTCGGTGGCTTCACCGACGAGAGCGTCGAGCGCGCGACCCGGTCCGCGGTGGAGGGCATCCTCCGCGTGCTGGACTCCGCGGGCTGA